A stretch of the Lolium perenne isolate Kyuss_39 chromosome 3, Kyuss_2.0, whole genome shotgun sequence genome encodes the following:
- the LOC127338320 gene encoding uncharacterized protein, with product MGSSGIDGEMCMEAGGRVGRRGGKKAAEQKAAKQPQRGLGVAQLEKIRMQNQMIAAYRSGMPPSPPTHQQHQVPFPAAVPTAGHASFQPYLTGCFDAMDRRIADAQYSQYCAENLLPYGSSRPPATSPLFVVHDSPPSSHRQQQPPQYHNWMRPSHESSGRGNAGGTEELDLELRL from the exons ATGGGGAGCAGCGGCATCGACGGCGAGATGTGTATGGAAGCTGGCGGCAGGGTTGGGAGGCGCGGCGGGAAGAAGGCGGCGGAGCAAAAGGCCGCCAAGCAGCCGCAGCGGGGGCTCGGCGTCGCGCAGCTCGAGAAGATCCGGATGCAGAACCAGATGATCGCCGCATACCGCTCCGGCATGCCTCCGTCGCCGCCGACACACCAGCAGCATCAGGTGCCGTTCCCCGCCGCCGTCCCGACGGCGGGCCACGCGTCTTTCCAGCCATATCTAACT GGCTGCTTCGACGCGATGGACCGGAGGATCGCCGACGCGCAGTACAGCCAGTACTGCGCGGAGAACCTGCTGCCGTACGGCTCCAGCCGGCCGCCGGCGACGTCGCCGCTCTTCGTCGTCCATGACTCGCCGCCGTCGAGCCACAGGCAGCAGCAACCACCGCAGTACCACAACTGGATGCGACCCAGCCACGAGTCCAGCGGCCGGGGCAATGCCGGAGGTACGGAAGAGCTAGATTTGGAGCTGCGGTTGTAG
- the LOC127338321 gene encoding uncharacterized protein — translation MDSKRKEYAEWADMAAILQRAWKRFINTVPGEWKPELTFRDYPCMRQEKGNNLCGYYVCTFMRDMSCPKGGDPQIHHTRMTRLRDTLITADQIKAIQEEIAGFFITEVLTPGGEHYRKIVTSDDIRSGKVVL, via the exons atggactcgaaacgtaaagaatatgcggaatgggcggacatggctgccatcctccagag ggcttggaaacggttcatcaatactgttccgggtgaatggaaaccggagcttacatttagagattaccct tgtatgaggcaggaaaaagggaataacttatgtggatactacgtctgcaccttcatgcgtgacatgtcctgtcccaagggtggggatccccaaatacaccacactcgt atgacacgcctgcgggacactctcataacagcggatcaaataaaagcaattcaagaggaaatcgcgggattctttattaccgaggtccttaccccaggtggagagcactatcggaagatcgtgacgtcggacgatattcgttcaggaaaagttgtattgtaa